In Leptodactylus fuscus isolate aLepFus1 chromosome 2, aLepFus1.hap2, whole genome shotgun sequence, one genomic interval encodes:
- the LOC142195755 gene encoding keratin, type II cytoskeletal cochleal-like, translating into MSQFKQFGGGAQKKGFSSFSVSRSSGGFGAAGGAGGAGGAGGAGFGSRSLYNIGGRKTISISTVGGQSYGAGAGAGAGGFGAGAGFGGGFGGGAGGGFGGGFGGAGFGGGAQAGIQEVTINQSLLAPLNLEIDPNIQKVRLEEREQIKTLNNKFASFIDKVRFLEQQNKVLETKWALLQEQGGQLKGVGPRKGNLEAIFEAYISSLKRQLDALQNDKFRLDGELRSMQDLVDDFKNKYEDEINKRTSAENEFVVIKKDVDAAYMNKVELEAKVDALTDEINFLRALYEQELAQLQAQISDTSVILSMDNNRALDLDSIIAEVKAQYEDIAKKSRAEAESVYQGKVKELQASAGQQGDALRNSKNEISELNRKIQRLRAEIENVKKQNAKLQTAIAEAEDRGEVVLKDAHAKLAELEAALQKAKQEMARQLREYQELMNVKLALDVEIATYRKLLEGEETRLSTDSNVSISVVSGKTSLASGGGGGGAGAGGSFGYGGGAGGGAGGFFGGSGFSSGSSSGFGFSSGGGGGSSSSVRFVSSQSSYRS; encoded by the exons ATGAGTCAATTCAAGCAATTTGGTGGTGGAGCTCAAAAGAAAGGCTTCTCCTCATTCTCTGTGTCCAGAAGCAGTGGAGGTTTTGGAGCTGCTGGTGGAGCTGGTGGAGCTGGTGGAGCTGGAGGTGCTGGTTTCGGTAGCAGAAGCCTATACAACATTGGTGGCAGAAAAACCATTTCCATCAGTACTGTAGGTGGTCAATCCTATGGAGCTGGAGCTGGAGCAGGAGCAGGAGGTTTTGGTGCAGGAGCTGGATTTGGCGGTGGCTTTGGAGGTGGAGCCGGAGGAGGATTTGGTGGTGGCTTTGGTGGTGCTGGGTTTGGTGGAGGAGCCCAAGCTGGCATTCAAGAAGTTACAATCAACCAAAGTCTTCTTGCCCCACTGAATTTGGAAATTGACCCCAACATACAAAAAGTCAGACTTGAAGAAAGAGAACAGATCAAAACACTGAACAACAAATTTGCTTCCTTCATTGACAAG GTACGTTTCCTTGAGCAACAAAACAAGGTACTTGAAACAAAATGGGCTCTTCTGCAAGAACAAGGAGGGCAACTCAAAGGAGTAGGACCCAGAAAAGGAAACCTTGAAGCCATTTTTGAAGCCTACATTAGCAGCTTAAAGAGACAACTGGATGCCCTTCAAAATGATAAGTTTAGACTGGATGGAGAGCTCAGAAGTATGCAAGATTTGGTGGATGATTTCAAAAACAA ATACGAAGATGAAATTAACAAGCGCACATCTGCAGAAAATGAGTTTGTTGTCATCAAAAAA GATGTGGATGCTGCCTACATGAACAAGGTTGAATTGGAAGCCAAGGTTGATGCCCTGACTGATGAAATCAACTTCCTCAGGGCCCTATATGAACAA GAACTGGCCCAACTCCAAGCTCAAATCTCAGACACCTCAGTCATCCTTTCTATGGACAACAACAGAGCATTAGATCTGGATAGCATCATCGCTGAGGTGAAGGCTCAGTATGAGGACATCgccaagaagagcagagcagaAGCTGAGTCTGTTTACCAAGGCAAG GTTAAAGAACTGCAAGCATCTGCTGGCCAACAAGGCGATGCCCTGCGCAATAGCAAGAATGAGATCTCTGAGCTGAACCGAAAAATCCAGAGGCTCCGCGCTGAAATTGAAAATGTGAAGAAACAG aacgCCAAGCTCCAGACAGCCATTGCTGAAGCAGAAGACCGTGGTGAGGTTGTCCTGAAAGATGCCCATGCAAAACTGGCAGAACTGGAGGCCGCTCTGCAGAAGGCCAAACAAGAGATGGCCCGTCAGCTCCGTGAATACCAGGAACTGATGAATGTCAAACTGGCTTTGGATGTTGAAATTGCCACCTACAGGAAACTGCTGGAAGGAGAAGAGACTAG GTTGTCTACAGACAGCAACGTCAGCATCT CTGTTGTCAGTGGAAAGACAAGCCTGGcatctggtggtggtggtggtggcgcCGGAGCCGGTGGAAGCTTTGGTTATGGCGGTGGAgcaggaggcggcgctggaggctTCTTTGGAGGAAGTGGTTTCAGCTCTGGTAGCTCCTCAGGCTTTGGCTTTTCCTCTGGCggtggtggtggcagcagcagcagcgtgagaTTCGTGTCTAGCCAGTCAAGCTATAGAAGTTAA